One window of Botrimarina mediterranea genomic DNA carries:
- a CDS encoding DUF4339 domain-containing protein has translation MPILCACPNGHSLRVKDKLAGKRGKCPTCGADFDVPAPPAPPTEGGPPPEPVPAQPTSPPPAGVASEPAVEWRMARAGGEQYGPTVPAVFAQWIAAGRVTPDTLVWRTGWPDWRRADAPNADLPAPLPGAPTEPPPLPAPGATLPPPAPTASQSPAPSPAPAETPTPAPTPTIKPSRPVPPSTAYTLRKRQQAKRRRIITIALALVCVVLTGLLVIATMTNSSEEATAPPASQARRMAPQARRYSPI, from the coding sequence ATGCCAATCCTTTGCGCCTGCCCCAACGGTCACTCCCTACGGGTCAAAGACAAGCTGGCGGGCAAACGGGGGAAGTGCCCCACCTGCGGGGCGGACTTCGACGTGCCGGCGCCGCCGGCCCCACCGACCGAGGGGGGGCCGCCCCCCGAGCCGGTTCCGGCCCAGCCCACCTCACCCCCTCCCGCGGGGGTCGCTAGCGAGCCCGCCGTCGAGTGGCGGATGGCCCGTGCCGGCGGCGAGCAGTACGGCCCCACCGTGCCGGCGGTCTTCGCCCAGTGGATCGCCGCCGGCCGGGTGACACCCGACACGCTGGTGTGGCGCACCGGCTGGCCCGACTGGCGGCGTGCCGACGCCCCCAACGCCGACCTCCCGGCGCCGCTCCCCGGCGCCCCAACGGAGCCTCCCCCGTTGCCGGCTCCCGGCGCCACGCTCCCACCGCCCGCCCCGACCGCGTCGCAGTCCCCGGCCCCGTCCCCGGCCCCGGCGGAAACGCCGACGCCGGCGCCGACGCCCACCATCAAGCCCTCTCGGCCCGTCCCGCCATCGACGGCCTATACGTTACGAAAACGGCAGCAGGCGAAACGCCGCCGGATCATCACGATCGCGCTGGCGTTGGTGTGCGTGGTGCTCACCGGGCTGTTGGTCATCGCGACGATGACCAACAGCAGCGAGGAAGCTACTGCGCCGCCTGCTTCACAGGCCCGTAGAATGGCGCCACAGGCCCGTCGTTACTCACCAATCTAG
- a CDS encoding ATP-dependent Clp protease proteolytic subunit, with protein MSSRPNDDYGDDAPLEIAMVGDLTDSEADLTDRLLGVAPGEECTIYFDSPGGSPYCAMSLMSLIKLRRLKATGIVTGECSSATLWPFAACERRIVTPYSVLLFHPMRWQSEENVGLAEAAEWARHFGDLEQQMDELLAQMFGVDKKLMDEWINPGKYVTGREIAEAGIAEIVEFSDLAKLCPTGGPDLRVADAAAAARQKSRRPAARRGN; from the coding sequence ATGAGCTCTCGACCCAACGACGACTACGGCGACGACGCCCCCCTCGAAATCGCGATGGTCGGCGACCTGACCGACTCCGAGGCTGACCTCACCGACCGCCTGCTGGGCGTCGCCCCGGGCGAAGAGTGCACCATCTACTTCGACTCGCCGGGCGGCAGCCCCTACTGCGCGATGTCGCTGATGTCGCTCATCAAGCTCCGCCGCCTCAAGGCGACCGGCATCGTCACCGGTGAGTGCTCCAGCGCCACGCTCTGGCCCTTCGCCGCTTGCGAACGCCGGATCGTCACCCCCTACAGCGTGCTCTTGTTCCACCCCATGCGGTGGCAGAGCGAAGAGAACGTCGGCCTCGCCGAGGCAGCCGAGTGGGCCCGCCACTTCGGCGACCTCGAACAACAGATGGACGAACTGCTCGCCCAGATGTTCGGCGTCGATAAGAAACTGATGGACGAGTGGATCAACCCCGGCAAGTACGTGACGGGCCGTGAGATCGCCGAAGCGGGGATCGCCGAGATCGTCGAGTTCTCCGACTTGGCGAAGCTCTGCCCGACCGGCGGCCCCGACCTCCGCGTCGCCGACGCCGCGGCTGCCGCCCGGCAAAAGAGCCGGCGCCCCGCCGCCCGCCGCGGCAACTAA
- a CDS encoding PDZ domain-containing protein translates to MLGNESLIAAVIAFGGEVTATPTTADTLMAKSPDQPEVAGIGVHLREKAGKGFVVRVLPNTPASEEGSLQAGDEIVAIAEGEATPVGLAGKDLGDMSSLIRGRVGTEIRLTVISVNGETERVIRLVRGSIEELLVLGQDPLPVGAEAPPLVEFRNLESDATLSLASLDGTMVVLKFWSTGCRPCLRGIDDAYGSPSDVPEEHAVAARVLLVSIDDKIETARKTVESRGWTGGEFVWGGYEASKQFRLPGLPCTIVIDAEGRIEACVLGAAYDAQSEPENAGDSER, encoded by the coding sequence ATGCTTGGAAACGAATCTCTCATCGCAGCCGTCATCGCGTTCGGTGGTGAAGTAACCGCGACCCCAACGACCGCGGATACGTTGATGGCAAAGTCGCCCGATCAGCCCGAAGTCGCGGGGATCGGAGTGCATCTTCGGGAGAAAGCAGGGAAGGGTTTCGTCGTCCGTGTGTTGCCGAATACGCCGGCGTCTGAGGAAGGGTCCTTGCAAGCCGGCGACGAAATTGTCGCTATCGCCGAAGGAGAGGCGACGCCTGTAGGTCTAGCAGGCAAGGATTTGGGCGACATGTCATCACTCATCCGTGGTCGCGTCGGTACGGAGATTCGTCTCACGGTTATTTCCGTCAACGGTGAGACGGAGCGTGTGATCCGCCTTGTCCGTGGCAGTATCGAAGAACTGCTCGTACTCGGCCAAGACCCGCTGCCGGTAGGTGCTGAAGCGCCGCCACTAGTTGAGTTTAGGAATCTTGAATCCGACGCAACACTTTCGCTCGCCTCTCTCGACGGAACAATGGTGGTTCTCAAGTTCTGGTCAACCGGATGCCGCCCCTGCCTCCGTGGTATCGATGACGCCTATGGATCACCGTCAGACGTTCCTGAGGAGCATGCGGTCGCTGCTCGTGTCCTCTTGGTGAGCATTGACGACAAGATCGAAACCGCCCGCAAGACCGTCGAATCGCGAGGCTGGACTGGGGGCGAGTTTGTGTGGGGTGGTTACGAAGCGTCGAAGCAATTCCGACTGCCAGGGCTCCCTTGCACGATCGTCATCGACGCCGAGGGCCGCATCGAAGCGTGTGTTCTCGGCGCGGCGTATGACGCGCAAAGCGAGCCAGAGAACGCCGGCGATTCAGAACGCTAG
- a CDS encoding inositol monophosphatase family protein — MSETPAPYDPAALRLLAMEAALAGGRTLLAWRDKFTTREKGPADLVTDADIAAQRAVREVLLGARPDDAFVGEESPAGAPEDRGGRVCWIVDPLDGTTNYVHGFPMFATSVGVVFDGELVAGAIYDPVSDEMFSAAKGGGAFLGEAPIHVTEAAELGESLVAVSLPPRVDIDSPDLRAFVAVVEASRAVRRTGSAALNLAYVAAGRLDAHWAFSIYPWDAAAGVLICQEAGAVVTDCAGQPFDVWKADYLVAATNSLHRDVLQRLR; from the coding sequence ATGTCCGAGACGCCCGCTCCCTACGATCCCGCCGCCCTCCGCTTGCTGGCGATGGAGGCGGCCCTTGCCGGCGGCCGGACACTGCTGGCGTGGCGGGACAAGTTCACAACCCGGGAGAAAGGCCCGGCCGACCTAGTGACCGACGCCGACATCGCCGCTCAGCGGGCGGTGCGTGAGGTGCTGCTCGGCGCCAGGCCCGACGACGCGTTCGTCGGCGAGGAGAGCCCCGCCGGCGCGCCAGAAGACCGTGGGGGCCGCGTCTGCTGGATTGTCGATCCGCTCGACGGCACGACGAACTATGTCCACGGCTTCCCGATGTTCGCCACCAGCGTCGGCGTGGTCTTCGATGGCGAACTGGTCGCTGGGGCGATCTACGACCCGGTGAGCGACGAGATGTTCTCCGCGGCGAAGGGCGGCGGGGCGTTCCTCGGCGAGGCGCCGATCCACGTCACCGAGGCGGCGGAGCTGGGCGAGTCACTCGTCGCGGTGAGCCTGCCGCCACGGGTCGATATCGATTCGCCCGACCTGCGGGCGTTCGTCGCGGTGGTCGAAGCGAGCCGGGCGGTGCGTCGGACGGGTTCCGCGGCGCTGAACCTGGCGTATGTCGCCGCCGGCAGGCTCGACGCCCACTGGGCATTCTCGATCTACCCGTGGGACGCCGCCGCCGGGGTGTTGATCTGCCAAGAGGCGGGCGCCGTCGTCACCGACTGCGCGGGCCAACCCTTCGACGTTTGGAAAGCCGACTACCTCGTCGCCGCGACGAACTCGCTGCACCGCGACGTGCTCCAGCGGCTGCGGTAG
- a CDS encoding helix-turn-helix domain-containing protein, with translation MSVADDFVMNTHFCPGPTSGGALPRRQERNGAPKRPVRCHRIAEVRQQQGVSVRSAARRMGVPMEQVRREERPDTNLTLSDLARWQKALEVPLVDLLVDNNAPLSEPILKRAKWLRLMKTVKALGELKASPAVSRMAEMLEQQVVEIMPELQDVGAWHSVGQRRTQDELGRIVEDIVPTTFARDGLH, from the coding sequence ATGAGCGTTGCCGACGACTTCGTGATGAACACGCACTTCTGCCCCGGACCCACCAGCGGCGGCGCTCTGCCCCGCCGACAGGAGCGCAATGGGGCTCCCAAGCGGCCCGTTCGCTGTCACCGCATCGCCGAGGTGCGGCAGCAACAGGGCGTCTCGGTCCGCAGCGCGGCCCGGCGGATGGGCGTGCCGATGGAACAGGTCCGCCGCGAAGAGCGACCCGACACGAACCTCACGCTCAGCGACCTGGCCCGCTGGCAGAAGGCGCTGGAAGTGCCGCTGGTCGACCTGCTGGTGGACAACAACGCCCCGCTGAGCGAGCCCATCCTGAAGCGGGCGAAGTGGCTGCGGCTGATGAAGACCGTCAAGGCATTGGGCGAGTTGAAGGCTTCGCCGGCCGTGTCGCGGATGGCGGAGATGCTTGAGCAGCAGGTCGTTGAGATCATGCCCGAGCTGCAGGACGTCGGCGCCTGGCACTCGGTCGGCCAGCGTCGCACGCAGGACGAGCTAGGCCGGATCGTCGAGGACATCGTGCCTACGACCTTCGCCCGCGATGGCCTGCACTGA
- a CDS encoding glycosyltransferase, whose amino-acid sequence MQSSLTVVLPVHNAERSLRRDILDVLDAAAELTSDVEVLVVDDASTDDSFETASEMSREYRQVRVLRRSRRQSLQETLREVRASIRSDVVIVHDGSSRVNPNQLRLIWRQQQVLGAVRSAEGGRDGVSFADLRRPSMTQPAMEAAHRRLWGFQRSENSEPAATPAPAATAEAAQRDANLRADDASSPRPAKRGVGIIPPLPRANVLGSLADFALGE is encoded by the coding sequence GTGCAGTCCTCCCTTACCGTCGTCCTGCCGGTCCATAACGCGGAGCGTTCGCTCCGTCGCGATATCCTCGACGTGCTCGACGCGGCCGCCGAGTTGACCTCCGACGTCGAGGTCCTCGTGGTCGATGACGCCTCGACGGACGACTCGTTCGAGACCGCCTCGGAGATGTCTCGTGAGTACCGACAGGTGCGGGTGCTGCGGCGTTCGCGGCGGCAGTCGCTGCAAGAGACGCTGCGTGAGGTGCGGGCCAGCATCCGCTCGGACGTGGTGATCGTCCACGACGGATCGTCGCGGGTGAACCCCAATCAACTGCGGCTGATCTGGCGGCAACAGCAGGTGCTCGGCGCCGTGCGTAGCGCCGAGGGCGGACGCGATGGCGTGTCGTTCGCCGACCTCCGCCGGCCGTCGATGACGCAGCCCGCGATGGAAGCGGCCCACCGCCGCCTGTGGGGCTTCCAGCGTAGCGAGAACAGCGAGCCCGCGGCGACGCCCGCTCCCGCCGCCACGGCCGAGGCCGCTCAACGGGACGCCAATCTCCGCGCAGACGACGCCTCGTCGCCACGGCCGGCGAAGCGTGGCGTGGGGATCATCCCGCCGCTCCCCCGGGCCAACGTGCTGGGCTCACTCGCCGACTTCGCCCTGGGTGAGTGA
- the hisI gene encoding phosphoribosyl-AMP cyclohydrolase gives MPEPEQPTEPAFADDQTLLPAIAQDAATGRVLMLAYMNREAYQETLRTGRAVYYSRSRQGLWRKGDTSGHHQQVRRLLVDCDRDTILLEVDQLGPGACHNGYESCFYREATAEGLRVVAERTFDPEVTYG, from the coding sequence ATGCCCGAGCCCGAACAACCGACCGAACCCGCGTTCGCCGATGACCAGACGCTGCTCCCGGCGATCGCCCAGGACGCCGCGACAGGCCGCGTGCTGATGCTCGCCTACATGAACCGCGAGGCGTATCAAGAGACGCTCCGCACGGGCCGGGCGGTCTACTACAGCCGCAGCCGCCAGGGCCTGTGGCGGAAGGGCGACACCAGCGGCCACCACCAGCAGGTCCGCCGCCTCCTGGTGGATTGCGACCGCGACACGATCCTCCTGGAGGTGGATCAACTCGGCCCGGGGGCTTGCCACAACGGCTACGAAAGCTGCTTCTATCGCGAAGCAACGGCCGAAGGCCTGCGCGTCGTCGCGGAGCGGACGTTTGATCCGGAAGTGACGTACGGGTGA
- a CDS encoding RidA family protein has product MSIESRLNELGIVLPEAPQVLGLYKTVLVVDGLAYTSGHGPLQAEGGFVCGKLGVDLDADAGAAAARLVGIAMLASLKAELGSLDRIERLVRTLGLVNSAPDFTAHPAVINGFSELMKQVFGDDAGVGARSAFGAGALPAGWAVEVEAVFQLKK; this is encoded by the coding sequence ATGTCCATCGAATCGCGTCTCAACGAACTCGGCATCGTCCTCCCTGAAGCGCCGCAGGTGCTGGGTCTCTATAAGACCGTGCTTGTGGTGGACGGACTTGCCTACACCTCAGGCCATGGGCCGCTGCAAGCGGAGGGGGGCTTTGTGTGTGGCAAGCTCGGCGTGGACCTGGACGCCGACGCCGGCGCTGCGGCGGCGCGGCTGGTGGGCATCGCGATGCTCGCTTCGCTGAAGGCGGAGCTAGGGAGCCTCGACCGTATCGAGCGTCTCGTGCGGACGCTGGGCCTCGTGAACTCGGCGCCCGACTTCACCGCGCACCCGGCGGTCATCAACGGCTTCAGCGAGTTGATGAAGCAAGTCTTCGGCGACGACGCGGGCGTCGGCGCGCGGAGCGCGTTCGGCGCCGGGGCGTTGCCTGCGGGATGGGCCGTTGAGGTCGAGGCCGTGTTCCAACTGAAGAAGTGA
- a CDS encoding trypsin-like peptidase domain-containing protein, whose translation MVTRRFVSSFTQSLALVLCLALATSASAQEIELLDFYLPTCGPCRAMAPTVERLEAEGVRVRRVDGSRETQLAAQLRIDSYPTFVAVANGREVGRIVGATQYESLKQLVSGASQQQQQPAAAPKHTFAPVSGRENSYAMANREFGAPQPQSGPVSGANAKLLSTTVRFTIVEPNGRSFGTGTIIDARSGEALVVTCAHLFRGPDGKPIDPAGKISIELFDTATGAVRVAEKVEGQLISHDFDADVALVAIRPSVAVPSSPVAMSPGDLQVGAPVRSVGCDLGADPTVRESQIVDLNRYDGPPNIESSGAPVQGRSGGGLFNAAGELIGVCNFADEPANEGIYAGLASIHAQLDRIGLSDLYRNPQPSAPVEAPAPTPVVAATQPPVPAFASASRDLTPVERTPVIRGQNALTAPDESALTTGERATLSEIVSRGEKSEVVVLIRADEPGGRTEVLTLDAASPEFVAALRRLGAK comes from the coding sequence ATGGTCACTCGAAGGTTCGTCTCGTCATTTACCCAGAGCCTTGCGCTCGTCCTCTGCCTTGCGCTCGCTACGAGTGCGTCGGCTCAAGAAATCGAGTTACTCGATTTCTATCTGCCGACCTGCGGGCCGTGCCGCGCCATGGCGCCCACGGTCGAGCGGCTCGAAGCCGAGGGCGTCCGCGTCCGCCGCGTCGATGGCTCGCGCGAAACACAGCTCGCCGCGCAGCTACGGATCGACAGCTACCCGACGTTCGTCGCCGTCGCGAACGGCCGCGAAGTGGGCCGCATCGTCGGCGCCACGCAGTACGAGTCGCTGAAGCAACTCGTGTCGGGCGCCTCGCAACAGCAACAGCAACCCGCCGCCGCGCCGAAGCACACCTTTGCGCCGGTCTCGGGGCGTGAGAACTCGTACGCGATGGCCAACCGTGAGTTCGGCGCTCCGCAGCCGCAATCGGGACCGGTCTCTGGGGCAAACGCCAAGCTGCTCTCGACCACCGTGCGGTTCACGATCGTCGAACCGAATGGCCGCTCGTTCGGCACCGGCACGATCATCGACGCCCGTAGCGGCGAGGCGCTGGTCGTCACTTGCGCTCACCTCTTCCGCGGGCCCGACGGCAAGCCGATCGACCCCGCGGGCAAGATCTCGATTGAACTCTTCGACACGGCCACCGGCGCGGTGCGTGTCGCCGAGAAGGTCGAGGGTCAATTGATCAGCCACGACTTCGACGCCGACGTGGCCCTCGTCGCGATCCGCCCAAGCGTCGCGGTTCCTTCGAGCCCTGTCGCGATGTCGCCCGGCGACTTGCAAGTCGGCGCGCCGGTACGGAGCGTCGGCTGTGACCTGGGCGCCGATCCGACCGTGCGTGAGAGCCAGATCGTCGACCTCAATCGCTACGACGGCCCGCCGAACATCGAATCCTCCGGCGCCCCGGTCCAGGGACGCAGCGGCGGCGGCTTGTTCAACGCGGCGGGCGAATTGATCGGCGTCTGCAACTTCGCCGACGAACCCGCCAATGAAGGGATCTACGCCGGGCTGGCGTCGATCCACGCCCAGCTCGACCGCATCGGCCTCAGCGACCTCTACCGCAACCCGCAGCCGTCGGCGCCCGTCGAGGCTCCAGCCCCGACGCCCGTTGTCGCTGCAACGCAACCGCCGGTTCCGGCGTTCGCTTCGGCGTCTCGTGACCTCACGCCCGTCGAACGCACTCCAGTGATCCGCGGCCAGAACGCCCTCACCGCGCCGGACGAATCCGCGCTCACCACCGGCGAGCGCGCTACGCTGAGCGAGATCGTCTCGCGCGGCGAGAAGTCGGAAGTCGTCGTCCTCATCCGCGCCGACGAACCCGGCGGCCGCACCGAGGTGCTGACGCTCGACGCCGCATCGCCCGAGTTCGTCGCAGCGCTGCGACGGCTTGGGGCGAAGTAG
- the metG gene encoding methionine--tRNA ligase → MPAESPVKRRLLVTSALPYANGPIHIGHLVEYLQTDIWVRFQKLTGNRCVYVCADDTHGTAIMIRARQEGRTEVEMIADMQRQHEADFADFLIEFDNYGSTNSPENERLCGELWKSIREAGLVKEEEVQQLFDPEAGTFLADRFVRGTCPKCGATDQPGDNCSSCGSAYTPADLVDPRSTLSGATPELRAAPHLFIELEKLHAFLREWVETADALQPEIANYLKGHFLGPKEKPLELRDWDVSRPAPYFGFEIPDAPGNYWYVWFDAPIGYIASTQQWCDKNGEQLDDWWKSPECEVHHFIGKDITYFHTLFWPGMLKTAGLSLPTKVHIHGFLTVDGEKMSKSKGTFVDARTYLKHLDPQWLRYYYASKLSSRVDDFDLTLDDFVTKVNTDLVGKVVNLASRAAKFVEKTGLSEEYPDDGGLFEQAAKAGAEIAAAYERCDYSQAMRLVLACADRANPFVENEKPWELRKDPANSQRVQDVCTIALNLFRQIAVYLAPVLPKLAQQAGELLNEPITSWDQSQTPLVGTPVAKFQHLMQRVETEKVQAMIDETKASSAAPEAAAAGLEVNDGLAAALAKYDDGPEPLAAEPLAEDCVYDDFMKVDLRIARVVEANHVEGADKLLQLTLSLGGGETRNVFAGIKKAYKPEDLVGRLVMYVANLAPRKMKFGVSTGMVAASGPGGEEVFLLSPDSGAKPGQRVH, encoded by the coding sequence ATGCCCGCAGAATCCCCTGTTAAGCGCCGCTTGCTCGTCACTTCGGCCCTGCCGTACGCCAACGGCCCGATCCACATCGGGCACCTCGTGGAGTACCTGCAGACCGACATCTGGGTCCGCTTCCAGAAGCTCACCGGCAACCGCTGCGTCTACGTCTGCGCCGACGACACGCACGGCACGGCGATCATGATCCGCGCCCGACAGGAGGGTCGTACGGAGGTCGAGATGATCGCCGACATGCAGCGCCAGCACGAGGCGGACTTTGCGGATTTCCTGATCGAGTTCGACAACTACGGCAGCACCAACAGCCCCGAGAACGAGCGGCTGTGCGGCGAGCTGTGGAAATCGATCCGCGAGGCGGGCCTCGTCAAAGAGGAAGAAGTGCAGCAGCTGTTCGACCCCGAAGCGGGAACGTTCCTGGCGGACCGTTTCGTCCGCGGCACGTGCCCCAAGTGCGGCGCGACGGACCAGCCCGGCGACAACTGCAGCAGCTGCGGCAGCGCCTACACGCCGGCCGATCTCGTCGACCCGCGCAGCACGCTCAGCGGCGCGACGCCCGAGCTACGCGCGGCGCCCCACTTGTTCATCGAACTGGAAAAGCTACACGCCTTCTTGCGCGAATGGGTCGAGACGGCCGACGCGTTGCAGCCCGAGATCGCCAACTACTTGAAGGGGCACTTCCTCGGCCCCAAGGAGAAACCGCTAGAGCTGCGTGACTGGGACGTGAGCCGGCCGGCGCCCTACTTCGGTTTCGAGATCCCCGACGCGCCGGGCAACTACTGGTACGTCTGGTTCGACGCGCCGATCGGTTACATCGCCAGCACGCAGCAATGGTGCGACAAGAACGGTGAGCAGCTCGACGATTGGTGGAAGAGCCCTGAGTGCGAAGTCCACCATTTCATCGGCAAGGACATCACCTACTTCCACACGCTCTTCTGGCCCGGCATGCTGAAGACGGCGGGACTCTCGCTGCCAACGAAGGTCCACATCCACGGCTTCCTCACCGTGGACGGCGAGAAGATGTCGAAGAGCAAGGGGACGTTCGTCGATGCGCGGACGTACCTCAAGCACCTCGACCCGCAGTGGCTGCGATACTATTACGCGTCGAAGCTCTCGAGCCGCGTCGACGATTTCGACCTGACGCTCGACGACTTTGTCACGAAGGTGAACACCGACCTCGTTGGTAAGGTGGTGAACCTCGCCAGCCGCGCGGCGAAGTTTGTCGAGAAGACGGGGCTGTCGGAAGAGTACCCCGATGACGGCGGGCTCTTCGAGCAAGCCGCCAAGGCCGGCGCCGAGATCGCCGCGGCGTACGAGCGCTGCGATTACTCACAAGCTATGCGGCTGGTGCTTGCCTGCGCGGACCGGGCGAACCCGTTCGTTGAGAACGAGAAGCCGTGGGAACTACGCAAGGACCCCGCCAACTCACAGCGGGTGCAGGATGTCTGCACGATCGCGCTGAACTTGTTTAGGCAGATCGCCGTTTACCTGGCGCCGGTCCTGCCAAAACTCGCGCAGCAGGCGGGCGAGCTGCTCAATGAACCGATTACCTCTTGGGACCAATCGCAAACGCCGCTCGTCGGCACGCCGGTCGCCAAGTTCCAACACCTGATGCAACGCGTCGAAACCGAGAAGGTCCAAGCGATGATTGACGAAACGAAAGCGAGTTCTGCTGCTCCGGAGGCTGCCGCCGCCGGCTTAGAAGTCAACGACGGTCTTGCGGCCGCGTTGGCGAAGTACGACGACGGGCCCGAGCCGCTCGCCGCCGAGCCGCTCGCCGAGGACTGCGTCTACGATGATTTCATGAAGGTCGACCTGCGCATCGCCCGGGTCGTGGAAGCGAACCACGTCGAGGGCGCCGATAAGCTGCTGCAGCTGACGCTGTCGCTCGGCGGCGGCGAGACTCGCAACGTCTTCGCCGGCATCAAGAAGGCATATAAGCCAGAGGACCTAGTGGGCCGCCTCGTGATGTACGTGGCGAACCTCGCGCCGCGGAAGATGAAGTTCGGCGTCAGCACCGGCATGGTCGCCGCCAGCGGCCCCGGCGGCGAAGAGGTCTTTTTGCTGTCGCCCGACAGCGGCGCAAAGCCGGGGCAGCGAGTACACTAG
- a CDS encoding Uma2 family endonuclease — protein MLTPTFGYANDFDPALVPRMKAGDPEYAWELVTMFPVQGEWSEEEYLALTDSTNRLIEFTDGTVEFLPMPTFLHQVLLAELLRFFTAYADKHDPAWVLPAGLRVRAPEKKFREPDLVYLRKASKSFKGDRYVDGADLVVEIVSPDDRSIIRDYREKVAIYAAVGITEYWIVDPQESKITVLTLPEGKSVYAEHGIFRPGETATSKLLDGFVVDVKACFDAAKA, from the coding sequence ATGCTCACACCGACCTTCGGTTACGCCAACGACTTCGACCCTGCCCTCGTGCCCCGCATGAAGGCAGGCGATCCGGAGTATGCCTGGGAATTGGTGACCATGTTTCCTGTGCAAGGAGAGTGGTCCGAGGAAGAGTATTTAGCACTAACCGACTCGACCAATCGGCTGATCGAATTCACCGACGGCACAGTGGAGTTTCTGCCGATGCCGACATTTCTCCACCAAGTCTTGCTTGCAGAGCTGCTACGGTTTTTCACTGCCTATGCTGACAAGCACGATCCCGCATGGGTGCTTCCCGCCGGGCTTCGGGTTCGCGCTCCGGAGAAGAAGTTCCGCGAGCCCGACCTCGTTTACCTAAGAAAGGCGTCGAAGAGTTTTAAGGGTGATCGTTATGTCGATGGTGCTGATCTAGTTGTCGAGATTGTGAGCCCCGATGACCGTAGCATCATAAGAGACTACCGTGAGAAGGTCGCCATCTACGCGGCCGTTGGCATCACTGAGTATTGGATCGTCGATCCGCAGGAATCGAAGATCACCGTCCTGACGCTCCCCGAGGGCAAGAGCGTGTACGCCGAGCACGGCATATTCCGCCCCGGCGAGACGGCGACCTCGAAGCTGCTCGATGGCTTTGTCGTCGACGTGAAGGCGTGCTTCGACGCGGCGAAGGCGTGA